A genome region from Sardina pilchardus chromosome 22, fSarPil1.1, whole genome shotgun sequence includes the following:
- the ankrd22 gene encoding ankyrin repeat domain-containing protein 22, translating into MGIMYSEPMCQAAYENDAHEVYRLYKDNPKSLNVQEESSGETPIIAACRRGNHHVVKYLLDLDADVSICNKKQRTCLHYAAKRTYSFLDYLMIAILMPILLIGYLILLEKQKKNEDLMKLVLSSKVDVNAKDYRGNTALHYACQRKSHTIVPLLLEKEADVSIKNNKGETALDIANKRKFKKIVTLLKKSD; encoded by the exons ATGGGGATAATGTATTCAGAG CCAATGTGCCAGGCGGCCTATGAGAATGATGCCCACGAGGTCTACCGCCTCTACAAGGACAACCCCAAAAGTCTGAATGTCCAAGAGGAGTCGTCGGGGGAAACGCCCATCATTGCTGCTTGCCGACGGGGAAACCATCATGTAGTGAAGTACCTGCTGGACTTGGACGCAGATGTTTCCATATGCAACAAG AAACAGAGGACGTGTTTACACTATGCGGCCAAAAGAACATACTCTTTTCTGGATTACCTCATGATCGCCATTCTGATGCCAATTCTGTTAATCGGATACCTAATACTG CTtgagaagcagaagaagaaTGAGGATTTAATGAAGCTGGTTTTGAGCAGCAAAGTGGATGTCAATGCCAAAGATTAT AGAGGCAACACTGCGCTTCATTATGCCTGCCAGAGAAAAAGCCACACAATTGTGCCTTTGCTACTTGAGAAAGAGGCAGACGTTTCGATCAAGAACAAC AAGGGAGAGACTGCACTGGATATTGCAAATAAGCGAAAGTTTAAGAAGATTGTCACCTTGTTGAAGAAATCTGATTAA